The DNA segment TGCGCATGAGGTCGGTGAACAGCTCGCGCAGCGGGGTGACATACGGGTCCGGGTTCATCAGCGCGATCTGCGCCCGGGTGTTGGCCAGCACCTTGCGGGCCGGGGCCTGGCGCTCGCGGTCGTAGCTGTCGAGCAGGCCATCGGGGGCCCAGCCGTGCACCGCGGCGGCGAGCTTCCAGCCGAGGTTGAAGGCGTCCTGGAGACCGAGGTTGACGCCCTGGCCACCGACCGGGAAGTGGGTGTGGGCGGCGTCGCCCGCAATCAGCAGCCGGCCCTCGCGGTAGCGGTCGGCCTGGCACGCGGAGTCGGTGAAGACGGAGAGCCAGCGCGGCGAGTGCGCACCGAGGTCGTCGCCCCAGATCTCGCGCAGGCTCGCGGTCAGCTCGTCCAGGGTGAGCTCCGCGCCGGGCTCCCGGTCGGCCTCGAAGTCGAACGTGGACACCCGGTGGTAGGTGTCGTCGAGCGGCACGCAGAACAGCAGGCCGCGTTCGGTGCGCTCCATGCCCATGGGGGCGTTCTCGCGGTCGGCGAGGATCACGTCACCGAGCCGGGCGGTGACCCGGCCGCCGGTGCCGGGGAAGGCGATGCCGGCCTCCCGGCGAACCAGGCTGCGACCGCCGTCACAGCCCACCGCGAACCGGGCGCGCACGGTGTAGGTGCCGTCGGGGCCGGTCACCTCGGCCTCGATGCCGTCCGCGTCCTGGCGAATCGCGGTGACCTCGTGACCCCGCCGGATCTCGGCGCCGAACTCGGCGGCGCGCTCCTCCAGCAGGCGTTCGGTCCTGGTCTGCTCGGAGAGCAGGGCGTAGCCGTGGGCACTGTCGAGGGTGGAGAAGTCGACCCACTCGTCCAGGCCGGCGAAGTGGCCGTTGTTCCAGGAGCGGGCACCTTCGCGGAACCGCTTGAGCAGGCCACGCCGGTCGAGCGACTCCAGGGAACGGGCGTGCAGTCCGAAGGCCTTGGAGTGCGGGGTGCGCTCGGGAAGCCGCTCGAGCACGATCGCCCGGACGCGGGAGATACGAAGTTCCGCGGCGAGCAGCATGCCGACGGGACCGCCGCCGACGATCAGCACGTCGAAGTCGACGTCGGTGTCGTAGGCGATCTCGAAGTCGCGATCGGACTCGGGGGGCACGGGATGGGACATGGGTCCTCCAATAGAGCTGGGGCGATATATGTTCGCCTACAGGTATATGCTTAATGTCATGCAGTAGATGGAGAGCATACAGATGCTCGTCTGCCGTAATCAACTCGCTTAGAATGCGGACATGGACACTTCGACTCAGCCCCCGCCGCGGGCAGCGGATCTGCTCGACGCTGTCGGCCCCGCCTTCTCCCGACTGCGGCGTGCGCAGGCGCTGAATGTGGAGAAGCAGGTGTCCCGCAAGGACTTCACCAGGACGCTGGTGCTCAACATCGTCCAGGACGGGCCTGACCAGGAGGGCCAGGAGATCACCGTCGGTGTCGTGGGCGAGCGACTCGCCGTCGACCCCTCCGTGGCGAGCCGGATGGTCTCCGACTGCATCACCGCCGGCTATCTGATCCGCGCGGCCTCACAGCGCGACGGCCGCCGTACGATCCTCCAGCTCACCCCGGAGGGGCACGAGACACTCGCCCGCTTCCGCCGCCACCAGCGCGCGGCCTTCGAGCGCATCACCCAGGACTGGCCGGAGGAGGAGCGGCTCGAGTTCGCCCGCCTGCTCATCAAGTACGTGGACTCCGTGGGCGAGTTGCAGCAGGACTCGGGCTCCGCCTGACCGTCCGGCGAGCCCACGGGAAAGGGCCCGCGGCGACGACCGCCGCGGACCCCGGCCCGCTACCTCGTCCCCGTACGGGATCCCCGTACGAGAATTTTCCGAAGTACCGCCGTGAGCACCGCGGTCTCCTCACCTTGCGGGTCCGCGCCCGGCGACCGCCACGCGACGACACCGTCCGGCCGTACCAGTACCGCGCCTTCGGGGCGCAGACCGCCGTAGCGCTCGGAGAAGGTGCCGTCCGGATCGGCCAGCGTGCCCGCCCCGCCGCCCGTACCCGGCACCACCCGGCGGGCCATGAGTTTCAGGCGCAGCTCGGCGGAGGCGGAGACGGCGGCCGAGATCCACTCGCGGCCGCGCTCCCCGGTCAGCAGGACGAAGTCCCGCCCGAACAGGTCGAGCGTGGAGACGGGTTCGCCGCCCCGCGACAGCATCGCGTACGGCGCCCGGGTCCCCGGCTCCCCGCGCAGCGCCCGCGGATCGGAGGCGACCGGAAGATCCGCGCCGCCCGGCTCCTCGACGATCGCGGCGGAGCGGTACGCCTGGCCCGATGTCACCGTCACCGCGTCCGCGACGGCGGCCCGCTGCTCCGGGGTGGCGGTGCCGGAACGCAGGGCGAGCTGGAGGGACCCCTGCTCGGCCGTGTAGCCGGCCACAGGCCGCCGTTCGGCGTCGTACGTCTCCACAAGGCCGGCCCCCGCGACGCCCTCGACCACCAGGGCGAGCTTCCAGGCGAGGTTGTGGGCATCGGCGATACCGGTGTTGGCCCCGTAACCCCCGGTCGGCGGCACCACATGCGCCGCGTCCCCGGCGAGCAGCACCCGCCCGTGCACAAAGCCCTCGGCCACCTCCTCCGCCATGTCCCAGGGGAAGCGCGAACGGATCGTCACCTCGACCCCGGGCGCTCCTATGGCGGCCCCCACCAGCTCGGCACAGCGGCCGTCGGTGAAGTCCTCCAGGCTCTCGCCGTCCTCGGGCCGGTACCCGACGATCAGCGTGCCCCCGGACAAGGTGTCGTCATGCACGAGGATGCCGGTGACCTGGTCGTTCT comes from the Streptomyces sp. NBC_00443 genome and includes:
- a CDS encoding FAD-dependent oxidoreductase yields the protein MTTASDPSDSAPVLIVGGSLVGLSTAVFLARHGVRCTMVERHPGTSIHPRAVGYYPRTGELLRQAGVEDAAVQEAAGFATHRTRAGVVSLAGEVLFSKEELEGDDDLGDLTPSRLLLLPQDRLEPLLRDRAVELGADLRFGTELLSFAEDPEGVTAVLGDDAGTRTFRSSYLVACDGPRSTVREALKVPRQGRGVLSRHVSIAFGADLRPVLGERRYSVVHVKNDQVTGILVHDDTLSGGTLIVGYRPEDGESLEDFTDGRCAELVGAAIGAPGVEVTIRSRFPWDMAEEVAEGFVHGRVLLAGDAAHVVPPTGGYGANTGIADAHNLAWKLALVVEGVAGAGLVETYDAERRPVAGYTAEQGSLQLALRSGTATPEQRAAVADAVTVTSGQAYRSAAIVEEPGGADLPVASDPRALRGEPGTRAPYAMLSRGGEPVSTLDLFGRDFVLLTGERGREWISAAVSASAELRLKLMARRVVPGTGGGAGTLADPDGTFSERYGGLRPEGAVLVRPDGVVAWRSPGADPQGEETAVLTAVLRKILVRGSRTGTR
- a CDS encoding FAD-dependent monooxygenase, translating into MSHPVPPESDRDFEIAYDTDVDFDVLIVGGGPVGMLLAAELRISRVRAIVLERLPERTPHSKAFGLHARSLESLDRRGLLKRFREGARSWNNGHFAGLDEWVDFSTLDSAHGYALLSEQTRTERLLEERAAEFGAEIRRGHEVTAIRQDADGIEAEVTGPDGTYTVRARFAVGCDGGRSLVRREAGIAFPGTGGRVTARLGDVILADRENAPMGMERTERGLLFCVPLDDTYHRVSTFDFEADREPGAELTLDELTASLREIWGDDLGAHSPRWLSVFTDSACQADRYREGRLLIAGDAAHTHFPVGGQGVNLGLQDAFNLGWKLAAAVHGWAPDGLLDSYDRERQAPARKVLANTRAQIALMNPDPYVTPLRELFTDLMRKEQVNRHLAEMLSGVTVRYPIDGPEHRLLGDFARDLELKTEDDVRPLPKYLKRGTGVLLDLTGEAQIGQVYEKWATGVSWSGRLQHVRAECAQEPQLAGLLVRPDGYVAWAADRDMPEAELRESLTAAVTTWFGTV
- a CDS encoding MarR family winged helix-turn-helix transcriptional regulator, giving the protein MDTSTQPPPRAADLLDAVGPAFSRLRRAQALNVEKQVSRKDFTRTLVLNIVQDGPDQEGQEITVGVVGERLAVDPSVASRMVSDCITAGYLIRAASQRDGRRTILQLTPEGHETLARFRRHQRAAFERITQDWPEEERLEFARLLIKYVDSVGELQQDSGSA